In the Phaeobacter gallaeciensis genome, one interval contains:
- the rdgB gene encoding RdgB/HAM1 family non-canonical purine NTP pyrophosphatase codes for MSRKFEGDRLLIATHNKGKLEEMAHLLKPFGVSVVGAAEMDLPEPEETEDTFVGNAKIKAHAAAKATGLPALSDDSGITIDGLDGAPGVYTADWAETGNGRDFMMAMTRAHNELEAKNAPHPRTAQFRCTLVLAWPDGHDEVFEGVAPGHLIWPIRGEAGFGYDPMFIPDGHDVTFAEMDRWEKNKISHRANAVAKFIKGCFGE; via the coding sequence ATGAGCCGGAAGTTTGAAGGCGATCGGCTGTTGATCGCCACGCATAACAAAGGCAAGCTTGAGGAGATGGCGCATCTCCTCAAGCCCTTTGGCGTCTCCGTTGTCGGCGCCGCCGAAATGGATCTGCCAGAACCTGAGGAAACCGAGGACACCTTTGTCGGCAATGCCAAGATCAAGGCGCATGCCGCGGCCAAGGCAACCGGGCTCCCTGCCCTGTCCGATGATTCCGGGATCACCATCGACGGCCTTGATGGGGCACCGGGCGTCTACACCGCAGACTGGGCAGAGACCGGCAATGGCCGCGACTTCATGATGGCCATGACCCGCGCCCACAACGAGCTGGAAGCCAAGAATGCCCCCCACCCGCGTACCGCGCAGTTCCGCTGCACGCTGGTTCTGGCCTGGCCCGATGGTCACGACGAGGTGTTCGAGGGCGTCGCCCCCGGTCATCTGATCTGGCCGATCCGTGGCGAGGCTGGTTTCGGCTATGATCCAATGTTCATTCCCGATGGGCACGACGTGACCTTTGCCGAGATGGACCGCTGGGAAAAGAACAAGATCAGCCATCGCGCCAATGCCGTGGCGAAGTTTATCAAAGGGTGTTTCGGGGAATGA
- the rph gene encoding ribonuclease PH, giving the protein MRPSGRQLNEMRPISIETGFTKHAEGSCLIKAGDTHVLCTATIEDRVPPFIKGSGLGWVTAEYGMLPRATNTRMRREASAGKQGGRTVEIQRLIGRALRAGVDRVALGERQISIDCDVLQADGGTRCASITGGWVALRLAVNKLMKAGDVSIDPLVDPVAAVSCGIYAGQPVLDLDYPEDSEAGVDGNFIMTGSGKLIEVQMSAEGSMFSREQMNSLMDLAAKGTAELAEMQKAACA; this is encoded by the coding sequence ATGCGACCCTCTGGACGACAACTGAACGAGATGCGCCCGATTTCCATCGAAACCGGATTCACCAAACATGCCGAGGGATCATGCCTGATTAAGGCGGGTGACACCCATGTTCTGTGCACCGCCACCATCGAAGACCGCGTGCCGCCCTTTATCAAGGGATCCGGCCTTGGCTGGGTGACTGCGGAATACGGCATGCTGCCCCGCGCGACCAACACCCGGATGCGCCGCGAAGCCTCGGCTGGCAAGCAAGGCGGCCGTACCGTCGAAATCCAGCGCCTGATCGGCCGTGCCCTGCGCGCCGGCGTGGACCGCGTGGCCCTGGGTGAACGCCAGATCAGTATCGACTGTGACGTGCTGCAGGCCGATGGCGGCACCCGCTGCGCCTCAATCACCGGCGGCTGGGTGGCCCTGCGTCTGGCAGTCAACAAACTGATGAAGGCCGGCGATGTCAGCATCGACCCGCTGGTCGATCCGGTGGCAGCCGTATCCTGCGGGATCTATGCCGGGCAGCCGGTTCTGGATCTGGACTACCCCGAAGATTCCGAAGCCGGCGTCGATGGCAACTTCATCATGACCGGATCCGGTAAACTGATCGAAGTGCAGATGTCCGCCGAAGGATCGATGTTCTCGCGCGAGCAGATGAATTCCCTGATGGATCTGGCCGCAAAAGGCACCGCCGAGCTGGCAGAAATGCAAAAGGCAGCCTGCGCATGA
- the hemW gene encoding radical SAM family heme chaperone HemW — protein sequence MDDWRNGGFGLYVHWPFCQAKCPYCDFNSHVTANIDQSVWVKAYQSELARVSEQLQGRVLNSIFFGGGTPSLMHPDTVAAVIEAARDIWPFANDIEISLEANPGSVEAGRFAGYRDAGVNRVSMGIQALNDADLRRLGRIHSVGEAKAAFDIARNCFDRVSFDLIYARQGQTPQDWQAELTEALSMSIDHLSLYQLTIEEGTAFGDRYARGKLRDLPSDDSAADMYQLTQDICAAHGMPAYEVSNHAVPGAESRHNLIYWRYGDYVGIGPGAHGRITLDGARYATETHRAPGAWLQAVSNGSGENLREALEREDAAVECLMMGMRLREGLDMERYAQLSGTPLNADKLQDLAKMGMISISEQRLHATDKGRAVLNAILRDLLVD from the coding sequence GTGGATGACTGGCGCAATGGGGGCTTTGGCCTCTATGTGCACTGGCCCTTTTGTCAGGCCAAATGCCCCTATTGCGATTTCAACAGCCACGTCACCGCAAATATAGACCAAAGCGTCTGGGTCAAAGCCTATCAATCCGAGCTGGCACGTGTGTCCGAGCAGCTTCAGGGCCGGGTGTTGAATTCGATCTTCTTTGGTGGCGGTACCCCTTCACTGATGCATCCCGACACCGTTGCCGCCGTGATCGAGGCCGCGCGGGATATCTGGCCCTTTGCCAATGACATCGAAATTTCGCTCGAGGCGAATCCCGGATCGGTCGAAGCTGGCAGGTTTGCAGGCTATCGCGACGCAGGAGTGAACCGGGTCTCGATGGGCATTCAGGCGCTCAACGACGCCGACCTGCGCCGCCTTGGCCGTATCCATTCCGTGGGCGAAGCCAAGGCCGCCTTTGACATTGCGCGCAATTGTTTTGACCGCGTCAGTTTCGACCTGATCTATGCCCGGCAAGGTCAGACGCCGCAGGACTGGCAGGCAGAGCTGACCGAAGCACTGTCGATGTCCATCGACCACCTGTCGCTCTATCAGCTGACGATCGAAGAAGGCACCGCCTTTGGCGACCGTTATGCCCGGGGTAAGCTGCGGGACCTGCCCAGCGATGACAGCGCCGCAGACATGTACCAGCTGACACAGGACATCTGCGCCGCCCATGGCATGCCCGCCTATGAGGTTTCCAATCACGCGGTTCCCGGCGCGGAGAGCCGCCACAACCTGATTTACTGGCGCTACGGCGACTATGTGGGCATCGGCCCCGGCGCCCATGGTCGTATCACTCTGGATGGCGCCCGCTATGCCACCGAAACCCACCGCGCCCCCGGTGCCTGGCTGCAAGCCGTTTCTAACGGCTCTGGCGAAAACCTGCGGGAAGCCCTGGAGCGCGAGGATGCCGCTGTCGAATGCCTGATGATGGGGATGCGCCTGCGGGAAGGGCTGGATATGGAGCGCTACGCACAACTCTCTGGCACGCCGCTAAACGCTGACAAGCTGCAGGACCTTGCCAAGATGGGAATGATCTCTATCTCAGAACAAAGACTGCATGCGACGGACAAGGGACGTGCGGTGCTCAACGCGATCCTTCGCGATCTCTTGGTGGACTGA
- the hrcA gene encoding heat-inducible transcriptional repressor HrcA produces MTDANNILKDMNDRSRDVFRAVVESYLESGDPVGSRTLTRSLSEKVSAATVRNVMQDLEFLGLLDSPHVSAGRVPTQLGLRMFVDGLLEVEDLKAQDREKIDATLGRNSGDVSGMLDRVGAALSGVTQGASLVLTPKHEAEIRHIEFVSLGHDRAMVVLVFSDGHVENRLFTPPPGQTPSSMREAANFLNALVEGRTLSDVRLDMQEEIATRRQEIDNLAHQLIESGLAAWEEDGSDQARLIVRGRANLLADNGVTEELDLIRSLFDDLERKQDIAEFLELTEEGEGVRIFIGSENKLFSLSGSSLVVSPYMNADRKVIGAVGVIGPTRLNYGRIVPIVDYTAQLVGKLLSDRS; encoded by the coding sequence ATGACAGACGCAAACAATATCCTGAAAGACATGAACGACCGGTCGCGGGATGTGTTCCGGGCGGTCGTGGAATCCTATCTGGAAAGCGGCGATCCCGTCGGCAGCCGTACCCTGACCCGGTCGCTGAGCGAAAAGGTCAGCGCGGCGACGGTACGCAACGTGATGCAGGATCTGGAGTTTCTGGGCCTGCTCGACAGCCCACATGTCAGCGCCGGACGGGTACCGACGCAGCTGGGTCTGCGGATGTTCGTCGATGGCCTGCTGGAGGTCGAGGACCTGAAGGCGCAGGACCGCGAAAAGATCGACGCCACCCTGGGTCGCAATTCCGGCGATGTGAGCGGTATGCTCGACCGTGTCGGGGCGGCGCTTTCCGGGGTGACGCAGGGTGCCTCGCTGGTCCTGACGCCAAAGCATGAAGCAGAGATCCGCCATATCGAATTCGTCTCGCTGGGTCATGACCGAGCGATGGTGGTGCTGGTGTTTTCCGATGGTCACGTGGAAAACCGGCTGTTCACCCCGCCGCCGGGGCAGACGCCCAGTTCGATGCGCGAGGCGGCCAATTTCCTGAATGCCCTCGTCGAAGGGCGCACGCTGAGTGACGTGCGCCTCGACATGCAGGAAGAGATCGCCACCCGGCGGCAGGAGATCGACAACCTGGCGCATCAGCTGATCGAAAGCGGTCTGGCCGCCTGGGAAGAAGACGGCAGCGACCAGGCGCGTCTGATCGTGCGGGGACGCGCGAATCTGCTGGCGGATAATGGCGTCACAGAAGAACTGGATCTGATCCGCAGCCTGTTCGACGATCTGGAGCGCAAGCAGGATATTGCCGAATTCCTGGAACTCACCGAAGAGGGCGAGGGCGTGCGCATTTTTATTGGCTCGGAGAACAAACTTTTCTCACTTTCGGGTTCCTCTTTGGTGGTGTCTCCTTATATGAACGCGGATCGAAAGGTGATTGGCGCGGTGGGGGTGATTGGCCCGACCCGCCTGAACTACGGACGGATTGTGCCCATCGTGGACTATACGGCGCAACTGGTCGGCAAATTGCTGTCAGACCGGAGTTAG
- a CDS encoding nucleotide exchange factor GrpE, protein MAEPKNDDFLDDIANAEAEELAAQTEEFDDAALELDALRAERDELKDRFMRALADAENSRKRGDKARREAEQYGGSKLARDMLPVFDNMKRAVESVTDEQKEAASALIEGVELTMRALLGVFEKHGIRVVSPAVGDKFDPQVHEAMFEAPVPGTKAGEIIQVSAEGFMLHDRLLRPAQVGVSSTPA, encoded by the coding sequence ATGGCAGAGCCCAAGAACGACGATTTTCTCGACGATATCGCAAATGCCGAAGCAGAAGAGCTGGCGGCACAGACCGAAGAATTTGATGACGCGGCGCTGGAGCTGGATGCCCTGCGGGCGGAACGTGATGAGCTGAAGGACCGGTTCATGCGCGCTCTGGCGGATGCCGAGAATTCGCGCAAGCGGGGCGACAAGGCCCGCCGCGAAGCCGAGCAATACGGTGGCTCGAAGCTGGCCCGTGACATGCTGCCGGTGTTCGACAACATGAAGCGCGCGGTTGAATCGGTAACCGACGAACAGAAAGAGGCGGCCTCGGCCCTGATCGAAGGTGTTGAGCTGACCATGCGGGCGCTGCTGGGCGTGTTTGAAAAGCACGGCATCCGCGTTGTCTCGCCCGCAGTGGGTGACAAGTTCGACCCGCAGGTGCACGAAGCCATGTTCGAAGCCCCGGTGCCCGGCACCAAGGCTGGCGAGATTATTCAGGTTTCCGCTGAAGGTTTCATGCTGCACGACCGCCTGCTGCGGCCGGCGCAGGTCGGGGTCTCCTCGACACCGGCATAA